The sequence AACTTTTTTGAATTCTTTTCCATTATGAATTGCAAATGTTAAACCAAGCCATTCTGGTAATATTATTGCTGAACGTATATGGGTTTTAATTGCTCTTGTTGTTTTATCATCTTTTTTTAATTTTTTTACTTTTTGAACTAATTTTTTGAATTTTAAAAATTTTGAATTCATTCTTTTTATTGTTCTTCTATCTCTAGAAGTTAATAAGTTTGAAAATTCTTCAATACTCATTTTTTGTAATTCTTCTTCTGTTTTTCCTTTATATGTTAATATTTTTGCCAATCATATCACCATTTATCCTTTTTTCTTTCTACCTGTTCTTCTTGGTGCTATATGTCCAACTTTTTGTCCTGGGGATGCGTTTCTTGAAACTGAACTTGATGTTCCAACATGATGTTGTTTACCTCCATGTGGATGTGCAACTGCGTTCATAGCTACTCCCCTAACTTTTGGCCATCTTGAATTATTTGCTTTTGATTTAAAATGTCCATGTCCTGCTGTTAACATTGGTTTTTCTAATCTTCCTCCTCCTGCAATAATACCTATTTGTGCTCTGCAGTTAGAAGTTAATTTTATTACTTTTTTACTTGGTAATTTAATTATAATATTTTCTCCTTCTTTTGCTACTAATGTTGCGTATGAACCAGGAGATCTTACGAGTTTTCCTCTATCTCCAGCTTTAATTTCTAAATTATAAATATAACTGCCTTCTGGTATTTTCCCAATTGGTAAAATATTGCCAGTATTTGTTTTTGCAGATACTCCGCAATCAATATGATCTCCAATTTTTAAGCCTTCTGTTGCAGGTAAAACTGAAATATCTCCATTTTCAAATAATATTTCCATTAATAATGATTGATGTCCTGGGTCATCTAAAAATCCAAT comes from Candidatus Micrarchaeia archaeon and encodes:
- a CDS encoding 30S ribosomal protein S19 codes for the protein MAKILTYKGKTEEELQKMSIEEFSNLLTSRDRRTIKRMNSKFLKFKKLVQKVKKLKKDDKTTRAIKTHIRSAIILPEWLGLTFAIHNGKEFKKVEITIDKLGHRLGDFAHTTGRVAHSGPGVGATRGSKFVPLK
- a CDS encoding 50S ribosomal protein L2, with protein sequence MGKRLTQQKRGKGSPAYKAPSHRFKARTGFRNYDALEKESSIRGEIIGFLDDPGHQSLLMEILFENGDISVLPATEGLKIGDHIDCGVSAKTNTGNILPIGKIPEGSYIYNLEIKAGDRGKLVRSPGSYATLVAKEGENIIIKLPSKKVIKLTSNCRAQIGIIAGGGRLEKPMLTAGHGHFKSKANNSRWPKVRGVAMNAVAHPHGGKQHHVGTSSSVSRNASPGQKVGHIAPRRTGRKKKG